Genomic segment of Pseudomonas sp. DY-1:
ACGCCCTGGAACAGCGCTGGCCCGACCAGCCCTTCTGGCGCGACCGCCGCATCTGGCCGGATGCCGAACCCATGCATGCGGCAGCCGATTTCAGTCGGGTGAGGGTAGCGCGCGCCCCGGTGATCCACGACGACCAGATCGACGAAGCCGAAGTAGTGGTCACCGCCGACCAGCCCCTGGGCATCTGGCACCTGCAAGGTGTCGAACTCGCGCCCATCATCAATGCCCTCCGGCGAGGGGACTTGGATCGCGCACTGGCCACCTTGCCCGAATCCCAACGGCGGATGGTGCAAGGCTGGTTGCTGGCGCAGGGCTATCGGCCCTGAAGTCCCGGCAGTAGAGACTGTACGGTGGATGGCGCTCTTTCCGTCAACCAGATCCCCAGCCAGCCTGCAAACGCCATTATTTTGCTGTCACGGTCCTACGCAAAAAGACCTATCAGGCAATAGCGCTGTCGCATTTGGATCGGCGGGCATCGTCCTCGCGCAAGTCGCCTTTCACCTGTCGCGCGACCATCGCGGGGCAGTGATCATTGCCCGCCACGGCAGGTTCAAAACCTTACAAGAAGAAAGGCATTCAAAGCTTGAGGAGGCCCATGCACAAGACACCTGGATCACCCGTCGACAAGGTCGTTTTCTGGGGGGCTGCGGCGATTTCAGCCTCGTTGGTCACCTGGGGGGCACTCGCGCCCACGGCCATGGCGACGGCGTCGCAGGCGCTGCTGAACACCATCATCGACTGGTTCGGCTGGAGCTTCGTCCTCTCCACGGCGTTCTTCCTGGGTTTCGCGCTGTTCCTGGCTTTCAGCCGCTTCGGCCGAATCAGACTGGGCAAGGACGACGAACAGCCCGAGTTCAGCACGTCGTCGTGGATCGCGATGATGTTCAGCGTCGGCATGGGGATCGGCCTCATGTTCTGGGGCGTGGCCGAGCCGATCACACACTTTTCGACGCTGCCCAACGACCTGGCGCAGCCGCACTCCAGGGAAGCGGCCAAGGTCGCAATGGGTTACGCCTACTTCCATTGGGCGTTCCATCCCTGGGCGATCTACGCCATCGTCGGCCTGGTGATGGCTTACTTCTCGTTCCGCAATGGACTGCCGAACCTGATCTCCAGCGCCTTTACGCCATTGATCGGCGAGGCAGGTGTGCGCGGGCCATTGGGCAAGTCGATCGACGTGCTGGCGGTTCTGGCCACTCTTTTCGGCACTGCCACCTCGCTCGGCCTGGGCGCGCAGCAGATCAACAGCGGCCTGAACTACCTCTGGCACACCGGCGAATCGAACAGCATTGCATTGGCGATCATTGCGGTGATGACGGTGCTCTTCATCCTTTCCGCAGTGTCCGGCGTGGGCAAGGGGGTGCAGTTCCTGAGCAACGTCAACATGGTGGTCGCAGTGTTGTTGTTGCTGTTCCTGGCGGCGGTTGGCCCCAGCGTATTCATCATGAACACCCTGGTCGCATCGATAGGCGAATACCTCCGCGAACTGGTGCCGATGTCGTTCCGTACCGCGGCTTTCAGCGATGGCAAGTGGCTCGCTGGCTGGACCATCTTCTACTGGGCCTGGTGGATCTCCTGGGCTCCCTTCGTCGGTACCTTCATCGCGCGAATTTCGCGAGGCCGCACCATTCGCGAGTTCGTCATCGGCGTCATCTTCATTCCCAGCGGCGTCACCATGGTCTGGTTCGCGATCATGGGCGGCGCGGCCCTCTACTCGGAGCTGGCAGGCGCGGGTGGCATTGCCGCAGCGGTGAATGACCAGGGACCGGCAGTGGCGCTCTTCACGTTGCTGTCCCAGTATCCCGCTGCCACGCTGACTTCGTTTGCGGCCATTGTGCTGGTCGGCGTGTTCTTCATCTCGGGAGCCGACGCGGGTTCCATTGTCATGGGCATGCTGTGTGCCCGCGGCAGCCTGCAGCCGCCAGGCTGGCTGGTGGTGCTATGGGGCACGCTGGCCAGTGCGGCGGCCTCGGTGCTGCTGGTGATGGGCGGCCTGGTAGCGTTGCAGACCGCCGCCATCATCTTCGCCGCGCCATTCCTGGCGGTGATGGTGGGCT
This window contains:
- a CDS encoding BCCT family transporter is translated as MPATAGSKPYKKKGIQSLRRPMHKTPGSPVDKVVFWGAAAISASLVTWGALAPTAMATASQALLNTIIDWFGWSFVLSTAFFLGFALFLAFSRFGRIRLGKDDEQPEFSTSSWIAMMFSVGMGIGLMFWGVAEPITHFSTLPNDLAQPHSREAAKVAMGYAYFHWAFHPWAIYAIVGLVMAYFSFRNGLPNLISSAFTPLIGEAGVRGPLGKSIDVLAVLATLFGTATSLGLGAQQINSGLNYLWHTGESNSIALAIIAVMTVLFILSAVSGVGKGVQFLSNVNMVVAVLLLLFLAAVGPSVFIMNTLVASIGEYLRELVPMSFRTAAFSDGKWLAGWTIFYWAWWISWAPFVGTFIARISRGRTIREFVIGVIFIPSGVTMVWFAIMGGAALYSELAGAGGIAAAVNDQGPAVALFTLLSQYPAATLTSFAAIVLVGVFFISGADAGSIVMGMLCARGSLQPPGWLVVLWGTLASAAASVLLVMGGLVALQTAAIIFAAPFLAVMVGLCVSLWKALLSERQVGVAHDPLAALRDRAPAALD